The Elaeis guineensis isolate ETL-2024a chromosome 13, EG11, whole genome shotgun sequence genome includes a region encoding these proteins:
- the LOC105056035 gene encoding LRR receptor-like serine/threonine-protein kinase EFR: protein MVSPPRESMAPKQMLNTGSILFFLWSSSCFLVPSGVDATGAMPFGNETDYLSLLAFKHQTIHDPSKALGSWNNTIHFCNWEGVTCSRKHQQRVVALNLSSCGLEGSLSPSIGNLTFLHRLDLGDNGFISKIPPEFGRLRRLQYLNLSFNSFQGVIPVNLTYCFELLYLDLSSNQLKGKIPVDIASLTKLRQLQLRNNSLTGFIPPSIGNLSSLIVLQLYVNHLHGSIPEEISQLTSLEYLQLSVNNLKGTIPGRLYNLSSLTYFGVSVNDLQGSIPPDIGVTLSNLQVLLLDFSQFDGPIPPTLANASGLYHIGMSSNNFSGRVPSELGRLASLQYLNLENNQLEAKNAREWAFIDSLVNCSQLERLSLQKNMLGGMFPNSVVNLSSHLRELIMGSNQISGRIPHDIGNLANLNTLVLKENHLTGTIPESIGMLSRLEWLGMHENRFTGQIPFSLGNLTLLTKLFLRQNYLQGPIPPSLGNLQHLLALDLSNNHLSGTIPKEIATLSSLSIYLGLSSNSLVGSLPLEVGSLNHLAILDISWNRLSGNIPSTFGDCEMLEELYLDNNLFQGIIPQTLSNIKALQVLHLSHNNLTGPIPAFLKDLNLLENLKLSFNHLEGEVPVKGVFKNATRVSVEGNNRLCGGVPELHLPTCPGRSYKKRKWPLLLKIVIPVAGAVLCVSFLFSLFILRYKQKSKKNNAPVVTPLEDQFPRVSYIELVRATDGFSSTNLIGRGGYSSVYKGIIGPQQAIVAVKVFNLQYRGASRSFLAECEVLRNTRHRNLIKIMTSCSMVDFRGNDFKALVFEFIPNGSLEKWLHPELDQHHHSKRLSLLQRLNIAIDVAEAIDYLHNNCRPCIVHCDLKPGNILLDNEMVAHVGDFGLARFMFKTTSSSLTDKSSSIRIRGSLGYIAPEYGTGGQVSTSGDVYSYGILLLEMLTGKRPIDDIFKDGLSLRSLSR from the exons ATGGTTTCTCCTCCACGGGAAAGTATGGCACCTAAGCAGATGCTGAATACGGGGTCGATCTTGTTCTTCCTCTGGTCCTCCTCATGCTTTTTGGTGCCATCTGGTGTTGACGCCACAGGAGCTATGCCGTTCGGAAACGAGACCGACTATCTATCACTGCTTGCTTTCAAACATCAAACAATACATGATCCGTCGAAAGCTCTAGGCTCGTGGAACAACACCATCCATTTCTGCAATTGGGAGGGCGTCACATGCAGCAGGAAGCACCAGCAGAGGGTCGTCGCCTTGAACCTCAGCTCTTGCGGATTGGAgggctctctctctccctccattGGAAACCTCACCTTCCTTCACCGGCTCGACCTCGGAGACAATGGTTTCATCAGCAAGATCCCACCGGAGTTTGGCCGTTTGCGCCGGCTGCAATATCTCAACTTGAGTTTCAATTCATTCCAAGGGGTAATCCCTGTGAACCTGACTTACTGCTTTGAGCTTCTATATCTTGACTTGTCGAGCAACCAGCTTAAGGGCAAGATTCCGGTGGACATTGCCTCCCTTACGAAGCTTCGTCAACTGCAACTTCGCAACAACAGCCTTACTGGATTCATTCCACCTTCAATCGGTAATCTGTCATCGCTCATAGTACTCCAACTCTATGTCAATCATCTGCATGGTAGCATTCCGGAGGAGATTAGCCAGCTTACAAGCCTAGAATATCTTCAATTGTCTGTCAATAATCTCAAAGGTACAATCCCTGGCCGGCTTTACAACCTGTCATCATTGACTTACTTTGGAGTGTCGGTTAATGATCTGCAAGGGAGCATTCCACCAGACATTGGCGTCACCCTTTCGAATCTTCAAGTCCTCCTATTGGATTTCAGCCAATTTGATGGACCCATTCCTCCTACACTAGCTAATGCCTCGGGACTTTATCACATTGGCATGTCAAGTAACAACTTTAGTGGAAGGGTGCCGTCGGAACTTGGAAGATTAGCAAGCTTACAATATTTAAATCTAGAAAATAATCAGCTCGAGGCAAAGAATGCCAGGGAGTGggcattcatcgactccttggtcAACTGCAGCCAATTAGAGAGGCTGTCATTGCAAAAAAATATGCTAGGAGGCATGTTCCCCAACTCAGTAGTCAACCTCTCTTCACATCTCCGAGAATTGATTATGGGAAGCAACCAAATCTCAGGGAGAATTCCCCATGATATTGGAAACCTGGCCAACCTGAATACGCTCGTTTTGAAAGAAAACCATCTCACCGGTACTATTCCAGAAAGTATCGGGATGCTTTCAAGGCTAGAGTGGCTTGGCATGCATGAGAACAGGTTTACAGGGCAGATTCCATTCTCCCTAGGCAATCTCACTCTATTGACTAAACTCTTTTTGCGTCAGAATTACCTGCAAGGCCCCATACCTCCAAGCCTTGGAAACCTTCAACACCTATTAGCCTTGGACCTCTCTAACAATCATCTTAGTGGAACCATACCCAAAGAGATCGCAACCCTTTCTTCCCTATCCATTTATTTGGGTTTATCTTCTAATTCATTGGTTGGATCTCTTCCTCTAGAGGTCGGAAGTTTGAATCATCTAGCAATTCTTGATATTTCTTGGAACAGGCTGTCTGGCAATATTCCCAGCACTTTTGGTGACTGTGAGATGTTGGAGGAGTTATATTTGGACAACAATTTATTCCAAGGGATAATTCCTCAAACCTTGAGCAACATAAAGGCCCTTCAAGTACTACATCTCTCACACAACAATTTAACAGGTCCTATTCCAGCATTTCTCAAAGACTTGAATCTATTGGAAAATTTGAAGTTGTCTTTCAATCATCTTGAAGGAGAAGTGCCGGTAAAAGGGGTCTTCAAAAATGCAACTCGAGTTTCAGTCGAAGGAAATAATAGACTTTGTGGGGGTGTTCCAGAATTGCACTTGCCCACATGCCCAGGAAGATCATACAAAAAGAGAAAGTGGCCTCTACTATTGAAAATAGTGATTCCCGTTGCTGGAGCAGTCTTGTGTGTGAGCTTTCTATTCTCCCTTTTCATCCTTCGATATAAGCAAAAGTCGAAAAAAAATAATGCTCCCGTTGTAACTCCATTGGAGGACCAATTCCCCAGAGTTTCTTACATTGAACTGGTGAGAGCAACCGATGGATTCTCTTCCACTAATCTCATCGGTAGAGGAGGGTATAGTTCAGTCTACAAAGGCATCATAGGTCCTCAGCAAGCTATTGTTGCAGTGAAGGTTTTCAACCTTCAATATCGAGGAGCTTCGAGGAGCTTTCTAGCTGAATGTGAGGTGCTAAGAAACACTCGGCATCGTAATCTTATCAAGATCATGACTTCTTGCTCGATGGTTGATTTCAGAGGCAATGATTTCAAAGCTCTGGTATTTGAGTTCATTCCAAATGGAAGTTTAGAGAAATGGTTACATCCAGAGTTAGATCAACATCATCATTCAAAAAGACTAAGCCTGCTTCAAAGGTTAAACATAGCTATCGATGTGGCTGAGGCAATAGACTATCTTCATAACAATTGTCGGCCATGTATTGTTCATTGTGATCTAAAGCCTGGTAATATACTGCTTGATAATGAGATGGTTGCTCATGTGGGGGACTTTGGTCTAGCAAGGTTTATGTTTAAAACTACATCTAGCTCCTTAACAGATAAGAGTAGCTCAATCCGGATAAGAGGATCCCTTGGATATATAGCTCCAG AATATGGCACAGGTGGTCAGGTATCCACTTCTGGTGATGTTTATAGCTATGGAATCCTTCTTTTAGAGATGCTTACTGGAAAGAGACCTATTGATGACATATTCAAAGATGGCCTAAGCCTTCGAAGTTTGTCGAGATAG
- the LOC105056034 gene encoding pentatricopeptide repeat-containing protein At4g21300-like, with the protein MAFFPAGFRLSTRKILPLVPSRFHPRKASGFHEEELAFQELCTAERFAFCLCSCSDIRSLGKLHACILAHGFGDNIYLGSKLLNLYASFGGLPESQWVFRKIINRNLSLWNSAIVGYFRASYFEEVLCLYLNLKSQGIGMDSPAITFGLKSCIEFGNVEFGRGIHVDAFKFGLNGDKFVGSSLVGLYFSFQCMEDARQAFEEILDKDVIAYTAMITGHAQLSDFQSFKAFEIASDMQREGLDANRVTLVSLLQAAGKSEALKEGQSVHCYALRREIGHSDEVFQTSLVDMYARCGARTAAASVLRQMERRSVASWNALIAGLIHHGQNSEALKNFSLMQQEGNISPDSITLANVLSACSDLNYTHFATRIHGYLIRRDIPLDIVLTTALIEMYSKCNKTTRARELFDQLIMRDVILYNVMISGYLQNHMINEATILFGEMVKAGVRPNSATVLSMLSTFANLADIISGKWIHGFVVRYCLQTDVDVSNQILHMYAKCGRIDIARTTFNSIAKKDLVSWTALMMGYVNYGHADEALALFQLMQQTGEKPDTVTITTLLQALPQLGCLEPVKEIHGYIYRTCLEKDTATMNSIINAYAKCGRLDTSEAVFNNMTERGLTSWNTMITAYGMHGYCKEVLELFNQMQKENLKPDELTFTSVLSACSHAGLVEAGWRVFNSISYEHSITPQEEHYGCMVDLLGRAGQLEEAYNFVKGSPLRDKVSASCALLAGCRIHRNTKLGEVIGSHLLDLEPMNSGTYSLVSNVYAQAGKWSEAANLRSIARERGLRKIPGYSLIELEEHVCGI; encoded by the coding sequence ATGGCCTTTTTCCCCGCTGGTTTTCGATTATCAACAAGAAAAATACTTCCTTTGGTGCCCAGTAGATTCCATCCAAGGAAAGCATCTGGATTTCATGAAGAGGAATTGGCATTTCAAGAACTCTGTACTGCAGAGAGGTTTGCTTTTTGTTTGTGTTCATGTTCAGACATCAGATCTCTTGGAAAGCTACATGCCTGCATTTTAGCTCATGGATTTGGAGATAACATATATCTGGGGTCCAAGCTGTTGAATTTGTATGCTAGCTTTGGTGGTTTACCTGAATCCCAATGGGTATTTCGAAAGATCATAAACAGAAACCTTTCTCTTTGGAATTCTGCCATCGTTGGGTATTTTAGAGCTAGTTATTTCGAGGAGGTTCTttgtttatatttaaatttaaagtcTCAAGGGATTGGTATGGACAGTCCAGCTATTACATTTGGTTTGAAGAGTTGTATTGAGTTTGGAAATGTAGAATTTGGAAGAGGAATTCATGTGGATGCTTTCAAGTTTGGCCTAAATGGAGACAAATTTGTTGGTTCTTCTCTTGTGGGATTGTACTTTAGCTTTCAATGTATGGAGGATGCTCGGCAAGCATTTGAAGAAATCTTAGATAAGGATGTCATTGCTTATACAGCAATGATTACCGGGCATGCACAATTGTCTGATTTTCAGTCATTTAAGGCATTTGAAATAGCTAGTGATATGCAGAGAGAAGGATTGGATGCTAACCGGGTGACCCTGGTGAGCTTACTCCAGGCGGCGGGGAAGTCTGAAGCACTCAAAGAAGGTCAATCAGTTCATTGTTATGCCTTAAGGAGAGAAATTGGTCATTCAGATGAAGTTTTCCAGACCAGTCTTGTAGATATGTATGCTAGATGTGGCGCTAGGACTGCTGCAGCTTCTGTGTTGAGGCAAATGGAAAGAAGAAGTGTTGCTTCATGGAATGCCTTGATTGCTGGACTCATTCATCATGGGCAGAATTCTGAGGCTCTGAAAAATTTCTCACTCATGCAACAAGAAGGGAACATATCCCCTGATTCAATCACCTTAGCAAATGTGCTTTCGGCTTGTTCTGATTTGAATTATACGCACTTTGCCACGAGAATCCACGGTTACTTAATCAGAAGAGATATTCCTCTTGATATAGTTTTGACTACTGCTCTTATTGAAATGTATTCAAAATGTAATAAAACCACTAGAGCCAGGGAATTGTTTGATCAGCTAATTATGAGAGATGTGATCTTATATAATGTAATGATTTCTGGTTATCTACAAAATCATATGATCAATGAGGCTACCATTTTGTTTGGTGAAATGGTTAAAGCAGGTGTCAGACCAAACTCTGCAACTGTgctgagtatgctgtcaacatttGCGAATCTAGCAGACATAATAAGTGGCAAATGGATCCATGGTTTTGTGGTCAGGTATTGTCTCCAAACAGATGTGGATGTTTCTAATCAGATTCTACACATGTATGCAAAATGTGGACGCATTGACATTGCAAGGACAACTTTCAACTCAATAGCGAAGAAAGACTTGGTTTCGTGGACGGCATTGATGATGGGCTATGTAAATTATGGTCATGCAGATGAAGCTCTAGCACTGTTTCAGCTAATGCAACAAACAGGAGAGAAGCCTGATACAGTGACTATTACAACCCTGCTTCAAGCACTTCCCCAGCTTGGGTGTTTAGAACCAGTGAAGGAAATCCATGGGTACATCTACAGAACTTGTTTGGAAAAAGATACCGCTACCATGAATTCAATAATAAATGCGTATGCGAAGTGTGGAAGGCTAGATACTTCAGAAGCTGTATTCAATAATATGACAGAAAGAGGACTGACCTCATGGAACACAATGATCACAGCATATGGGATGCATGGGTACTGCAAAGAGGTGCTTGAGCTGTTTAATCAAATGCAGAAGGAAAATCTGAAGCCAGATGAGTTAACATTCACTTCAGTGCTTTCAGCTTGCAGCCATGCTGGGCTTGTTGAAGCGGGTTGGCGTGTCTTCAATTCCATCAGTTATGAGCATTCCATTACTCCACAGGAAGAGCACTATGGTTGCATGGTTGATTTACTGGGTCGAGCAGGTCAACTCGAAGAGGCTTACAACTTTGTGAAGGGCTCTCCTTTAAGAGATAAGGTTAGTGCCTCGTGTGCTCTACTTGCTGGTTGCAGAATTCATAGAAACACAAAACTTGGGGAGGTTATTGGAAGTCACCTCCTAGACCTAGAGCCCATGAACTCAGGCACGTATTCACTGGTTTCAAATGTATACGCTCAGGCTGGCAAGTGGAGTGAAGCTGCAAACTTGAGAAGCATAGCTAGAGAAAGAGGGTTAAGAAAAATTCCTGGTTATAGCCTAATAGAATTAGAAGAGCATGTCTGTGGGATATGA
- the LOC105056021 gene encoding uncharacterized protein, translated as MDHDHRFSNPPPPPPRRKSKHHHSSICLTACFGAAGDDGVAPDSPGVVGERSEASLLHSSSTWLRSKVHELPELRGKCHAFISSHAAAKHHRRHHSSDFRYDPLSYALNFDEGSEVEYPATAEDLHHRCFSSRLPASPPRAIGVAFDKAREGKGIKGIKGMEAPL; from the coding sequence ATGGACCACGACCACCGCTTCTCCAACCCTCCTCCGCCTCCACCGCGTCGGAAGTCGAAGCACCACCACTCCTCGATCTGCCTCACCGCCTGCTTCGGAGCCGCCGGTGACGACGGTGTGGCGCCGGACTCCCCAGGCGTCGTCGGCGAGCGGTCGGAGGCGTCTCTGCTCCACTCCTCCTCCACGTGGCTCCGCTCCAAGGTGCACGAGCTACCGGAACTCCGCGGGAAGTGCCACGCCTTCATCTCGTCCCACGCGGCCGCAAAGCACCACCGCCGCCACCATTCGTCGGACTTCAGGTACGACCCCCTCAGCTACGCCCTCAACTTCGACGAGGGCTCGGAGGTCGAGTACCCTGCCACCGCCGAGGACCTCCACCACCGGTGCTTCTCGTCCCGGCTCCCAGCATCGCCCCCGCGTGCCATCGGCGTCGCCTTCGATAAGGCGAGGGAGGGGAAGGGAATCAAGGGAATTAAGGGAATGGAGGCTCCCCTTTGA